The Actinomycetota bacterium genome includes the window CTCGTGGTCGTCGCTCACCACCGCCATCACCGCCTCGCACTCCTCGGGGTCGAAGGGGTGTCCGTGGGGGTTTATCTCCTCCAGCCCCTCCCTCTTCAATATGGACATGAGCTGCTCGTGGACCATGGCCACGCCGCGCGCCAGGGCGTCGTCGCGCCCCTCGCACGACTGCAGCGCCTTCTCCAGGTTATCGATAACGGGAAGCAGATCCGCGATGAGGGAACGGTTCGCCGTCTCGATGATGCGCGATTGCTCCCTGATCATCCGCTTCCTGTAGTTGTCCAACTCTGCCCTCTGCCTCTGGGCGTCATCCAGGTACTCCCGCGCCTTGCGCTCCGCCTCCTGGAGCCTGCCCTCGAGCGTGATGATCATCTCCTCCAGCTCCTTCTTGGTGAGGTGGTGCAGCTCGCGGCGCCGCTTCTCGGAGCCCTCGTCCTCCCGCGGGGCCTCCGCGGCTCCTTCCGCAGTCCCCTCCGGGCTCACCGCCTTCTCCTCTTCTCTTTCCTCTTTTTTCCTATCCCTCTTGTCCTCGCTCATCCTCTACCACCTCTCTCAGACCCCCGTCCTCACGGCTGGGGCTGGACCGCCGCCCAGCCCCAGCTACCAGGACCTCTTTCGGGAGGGATTATTCCTTTTTCTCTCCCTCCACCTTGATGGGGATCTGCTTCGGCTTGGCCTCCTCCGCCTTGGGCATCTCGATCTTGAGCACGCCGCCGGAGACGGAGGCAGTGACCTTGTCCGCGTCCACCTTGCGCGGCAGCGGTATGTTGCGCTCGAAGTAACCGTAGGCGCGCTCGATGCGGTGGTAGTTCTCCTCCTTCACCTCGTTGGAGAACTTCCTCTCGCCCTTGACGTGCAGGATATCGTCCTCCAAAGAGATGTCGATATCCTTGGCGTCAAGGCCGGGCAGCTCCACCTCGACGGTGAGCTTGTCGTCGCTCTCGTACATGTCGAGGGCGGGCGCCCAGGTGGCCGCGGTCTCCACCGCCGCCGGCGACTCCACTCCCCTGAAGAAGCTGCGCCGGAAGAGGCGGTTCACCTCGTCCTGCAGGTTCATCAGGTCCCGGAATGGATCCCATCTCACGATCGCCATTTCCCTCACTCCTTTCCTGCTTTTTTATTTTCAAGGGGGAGGCGCGGGGCGCCTCCCGACCTTACATCTCCTCGTACTCCGCCTCGTCTATGACCTCGCCCTCGGCCTCCTCGGTGGCCCCGTAGCTGCCGTCTCCCTCCGGCCCCACGTGGGCCCCTTCCGTCTTGGCCTGGGCGTACATGTGCTCGGCCAGCTTGTAGGAGGCCTGCATGAGGATCTCCGTTTTGCGCCGGATGTCGTCGATGTCGTTCCCCTTGAGGGCCTCCTTGACGTCCTCCAGCGCCTTCTCTATGGCCTTGCGGTCATCGGGGGACACCTGCTCGCCGAGGTCGCGCAGGCTCTTCTCGGTGGTGTACACCAGGCTGTCGGCGTTGTTGCGCACCTCGGCCTCCTCGCGCCGGCGCCTGTCCTCCTCGGCGTGGGCCTCGGCGTCCTTCACCATGCGCTCGATCTCCTCCTCGGTGAGCCCGCTGGAAGCGGTGATGGTAATCTTCTGCTCGTTGCCCGTGGCCAGGTCCTTGGCCGATACATGCAGGATGCCGTCGGCGTCGATGTCGAAGGCCACCTCGATCTGTGGCACCCCGCGCGGCGCCGGCGGTATGCCCACCAGCTGGAAATTGCCGATGAGCTTGTTGTAGGCCGCCATCTCGCGCTCACCCTGATAGACCTTGATGTCCACGCTGGTCTGCCCATCCGCCGCAGTGGTGAAGATCTCGCTCTTGCGCGTGGGGATGGTGGTGTTGCGCTCGATGAGCTTGGTGAACACGCCACCCAGGGTCTCGATGCCCAGGGACAGCGGGGTCACGTCCAGGAGCAGGACGTCCTTCACCTCGCCCTTGAGCACCCCGGCCTGGATGGCGGCGCCCATGGCCACCACCTCGTCGGGGTTGATGCCCTTGTGGGGTTCCTTGCCCCCGCAGAGCCTGCGCACCAGGTCCTGCACCATGGGCATGCGCGTGGAACCGCCCACCAGGATGACGTGATCGATGTCCTTGGGCTCGAGGTTGGCGTCCTTGAGCGCGCGCTTGAACGGCCCCACGCACTTCTCCAGCAGGTCCGCGGTCATCTTCTCGAACTCCGCCCTGGTCAGGGTCATGTCCAGGTGCAAGGGACCCTCCGGAGTGGCGGTGATGAAAGGAAGATTGATGTTGGTCTGGGTGGTGGTGGAGAGCTCTATCTTCGCCTTCTCCGCCGCCTCCTTGAGCCTCTGCAAGGCCATCTTGTCCTCGCGAAGGTCGATGCCGTTCTTGGCCTTGAAGTCCTCGGCCATCCAGTTGATGATGCGCTGATCCCAGTCGTCGCCGCCGAGCTGGGTGTTGCCCGCGGTGGACTTGACCTCGAAGACCCCGTCGCCGATGTCCAGGATTGACACGTCGAAGGTGCCCCCGCCCAGGTCGAAGACCAGGATGGTCTGGTCGTTCTCCTTGTCCAGGCCGTAGGCAAGGGACGAGGCCGTGGGCTCGTTGATGATGCGCA containing:
- a CDS encoding Hsp20/alpha crystallin family protein yields the protein MAIVRWDPFRDLMNLQDEVNRLFRRSFFRGVESPAAVETAATWAPALDMYESDDKLTVEVELPGLDAKDIDISLEDDILHVKGERKFSNEVKEENYHRIERAYGYFERNIPLPRKVDADKVTASVSGGVLKIEMPKAEEAKPKQIPIKVEGEKKE
- a CDS encoding nucleotide exchange factor GrpE; the encoded protein is MSEDKRDRKKEEREEEKAVSPEGTAEGAAEAPREDEGSEKRRRELHHLTKKELEEMIITLEGRLQEAERKAREYLDDAQRQRAELDNYRKRMIREQSRIIETANRSLIADLLPVIDNLEKALQSCEGRDDALARGVAMVHEQLMSILKREGLEEINPHGHPFDPEECEAVMAVVSDDHEDETVVEVHQKGYRYKGSLLRPARATVSKCE
- the dnaK gene encoding molecular chaperone DnaK: MAKAVGIDLGTTNSVVSVLEGGEPIVIPNSEGGRTTPSVVAISKTGEWLVGQVAKRQAVTNPENTVMSIKRKMGTTEKVKLGDKEYTPQEISAKILQKLKADAEEYLGEKITDAVITVPAYFNDAQRTATKEAGRIAGLNVLRIINEPTASSLAYGLDKENDQTILVFDLGGGTFDVSILDIGDGVFEVKSTAGNTQLGGDDWDQRIINWMAEDFKAKNGIDLREDKMALQRLKEAAEKAKIELSTTTQTNINLPFITATPEGPLHLDMTLTRAEFEKMTADLLEKCVGPFKRALKDANLEPKDIDHVILVGGSTRMPMVQDLVRRLCGGKEPHKGINPDEVVAMGAAIQAGVLKGEVKDVLLLDVTPLSLGIETLGGVFTKLIERNTTIPTRKSEIFTTAADGQTSVDIKVYQGEREMAAYNKLIGNFQLVGIPPAPRGVPQIEVAFDIDADGILHVSAKDLATGNEQKITITASSGLTEEEIERMVKDAEAHAEEDRRRREEAEVRNNADSLVYTTEKSLRDLGEQVSPDDRKAIEKALEDVKEALKGNDIDDIRRKTEILMQASYKLAEHMYAQAKTEGAHVGPEGDGSYGATEEAEGEVIDEAEYEEM